The following coding sequences are from one Apodemus sylvaticus chromosome X, mApoSyl1.1, whole genome shotgun sequence window:
- the Nbdy gene encoding negative regulator of P-body association, translating into MGDQPCASGRSTLPPGNTREPKPPKKRCVLAPRWDYPEGTPSGGSTTLPSAPPPASAGLKSHPPPPEK; encoded by the coding sequence ATGGGGGACCAACCCTGTGCCTCGGGGAGATCCACGCTCCCACCAGGAAATACGCGGGAACCCAAGCCTCCAAAAAAGCGTTGTGTCCTGGCTCCGCGGTGGGATTATCCTGAAGGGACTCCCAGTGGAGGTAGTACCACTCTCCCCTCGGCGcctcctcctgcatctgctgGACTCAAGTCGCACCCTCCTCCTCCGGAGAAGTAG